The Pleuronectes platessa chromosome 10, fPlePla1.1, whole genome shotgun sequence genome contains a region encoding:
- the LOC128448899 gene encoding uncharacterized protein LOC128448899 isoform X2 yields MTTEASAVSEADTEGKQKASGAEPEPESENKQKPEAAASEPEGEQSSSQKAQEQASEPGAANVATSPEEEQVKPRTRTSAGKGLSRLFSSFLKRRSQCSEGEGFEEEKAREEKADKEEKTDTAVEEKVEEVKSEDKEAKAEVEKSEVKEEKKIEEEQKEQKKKEPAKVEKKGSKRKKKEAKKKAEEKEVEKVKKDEVKNEEEPVKEKEEPTEEEKELRSAETKEEQPETKDEENKPTAEVKDKEAEVEQKEVEQKEEEQKEEEQKEEEKIDNKVTKKKEKEEKVKKKEEEKAKRKAEEEGRAKKREEEKAKKREEEKSREAEKANKKEEEKAREAEKAKKREEEKAREAEKAKKREEEKAKKKEEEKAKEEKAKKKEEEKAKEEKAKKKEEEKPKESEKKVEAKKKEEEKEKEEKPKKEEEKGKKKEKGKNKGKKEAKGASEEQVKAPIAAPEPELKTEPDIEQAPDQHSISSTEPAQEEHKETAATKKEPEAVEEGKEEDVEKKEEEPAEKEEEVKKEEETATEVTKKEKPAKEKKTEKTTEKTTEEAKGPKRQKTMQCKVTLLDDTLFECELDKHAKGQELITKVYDHVNLLEKDYFGLGNWETPTNKTWLDPAKEIRKQVSGAVYEFTFNVKFYPPDPAQLTEDLTRYFLCLQLRKDIMRGILPCSFVTLSLLGSYAAQSDLGEYDPELHGVEYVKDLSLAPGQSKELEEKVMELHRTYRSMSPAQADTLFLENAKKLAMYGVDLHQAKDLDGVDITLGVCSGGLMVYKDKLRINRFPWPKVLKISYKRSSFFIKIRPSEQEQYESTIGFKLPNYKASKKLWKVCVENHTFFRVSTVEPPSSRRFLVLGSKFRYSGRTQAQTRQASSMIDRPAPRFTRSASKRLSRNLDGAGDETLQLLSASTRSETDDWWSMLGSDRPQPPPDFPARAESNQTFIQSWEEEQCSVQTVTVTRPDTGQTGSQTISQTEEDEWSAQLDRHPPFPFVQPFDFVKQQAELSLTTMSYEDRLLSPALREQDDWFLYFDRIFSLSSLVEKPFSPHAQLQIQDKDEQELTSEEVIERLQEMGTLVDKLIEANALERKLREVRDLEERLEEVDEMAEKLQEVIEQELGKEELAKLIKEKEEEEGDVETEVQVEVINFPCVEAKEEEVDELEEQIKQVFLKGLLPEESEVKPEAEKEVMDVSLLDDSLRETLRHIEKEWQDEVEEKFAPIDVVSTTSVVAQQKVVRRTKKKVTIVDERDKKKEDGVGIQVQTLAISEERLEKQQIWLKTDVLEERTEREVTERPQTEVEDKDVWFMFFDRPADKPLYRPPVVAVEHALVEKGECFISKPETTAVLEKTEIIIEERIIREEQAWSAPEIPSPQTITDREDDWFVLLDVIPRETPCVPPVVIKERGQMEAESIVSVGGAAADEIREVVVEERKIIEEAPRRLQEIAQRPVTDRDDDWFVLLDVVPRETPYVPPVILKERDPMEAESFVSVVGSAADEGIKVVVVEERKIIEEAPTLQEITQQPVPERDDDWFVLLDGVPRETPYVPPVILKERDPMEAESIVSVAESAADEEIKVVVVEERKIIEEAPTLQEIVQQPVPERDDDWFVLLDGVPRETPYVPPVILKERDLMEAESFVSVARTAAEEEIKVLVVEERKIIEEAPTLQKIAQRPVTNREDDWFVLLDVVPRETSYVPPVAVLQRVEVSPEECVSLVEITTIEQRETRVEVVVEDAQIKQEPSETGIVARPQAVKEIEDDWFILLNVPIREAAFVPQVTMLQVYPEESISAVAEMIALESKKEVVIEDVVMQMEERKLPMQLISELKISQPVRARDDDWFLLLDVVPRETTYVPPVSLAVPSQIYPSVEPQVEVKSIEKKERQVELHQVRPQPPRPHPENDPWFVLFDAIHEETVVIPAVSPVEIILDVRETFEVEVTTTETRTLKKMIIGVDSRQDETRLSEIRPIQVASPSEREGGDDWLVLFDIVKEKPVFVPPVAVVEHAVDVVAGRKVEDVLFIPLDVTPKKSVAVVEHVVGTIERKVVDDWFILLDLTPKKSVALAERIQLPAEVRVPSAVAKKKVTISERRPRFEDRILEERLPLIKTHVNEDWFVLLDVDRKKSVVITQRGTRPVSAPVFSQAALAEAGIPMAPFDQPQTSTPIKTSRQDERKLEVTVEAVEPSKIEEVTEVKPAAWRDQGEVNASLISTINGDIQHESEVKSTEVVRMRKKRAKKIERDSIYIRHSLLMLEEFDKPQEELIRHHASISKLKKNFMEAVPDQRPSEWDKRLSTHSPFRTLGINGQPLLGADGSLFISSLCNGSEKEETSSSLGSSGACRPAVCLKREPDSVEAHGAPVEEDSCDQDGVVVFETSLGPILEEETAQLPAFLEPGCKALDETQEEGGSCPAVSERAGRIVGSAPASYFRSQGPQVIRCFQLNRQQLMGLCSHPQPPLVQTQTVTITAASISLPTGISTTEVPIVPTKTFTYESSKVDGTDEDKDSTTVSSSQTSETPSGTTVTTTTTHISKVVKGGSSETRVEKRIVITGDSDIDQNKKKHGGASAL; encoded by the exons ATGACAACAGAGGCAAGTGCGGTGAGCGAGGCGGACACTGAGGGCAAGCAGAAGGCCAGCGGTGCCGAACCCGAGCCCGAATCCGAGAACAAACAGAAGCCTGAGGCGGCTGCGTCTGAGCCGGAGGGGGAGCAGTCGAGCAGCCAGAAGGCCCAGGAACAGGCCTCCGAGCCTGGGGCCGCTAACGTCGCTACCTcacctgaggaggagcaggtgaagCCTCGTACCCGGACCTCCGCTGGCAAAGGCCTTTCTCGCCTCTTCTCATCTTTCCTCAAACGGCGTTCACAATGCTCAGAGGGTGAGGGGTTTGAGGAAGAGAAAGCCAGGGAGGAAAAGGCGGATAAGGAGGAAAAAACTGACACGGCGGTAGAAGAGAAGGTGGAAGAGGTGAAAAGTGAGGACAAGGAGGCTAAAGCAGAAGTTGAGAAATCTGAGgtcaaagaagagaaaaagatagaagaggaacaaaaagaacaaaagaagaAGGAGCCGGCAAAGGTTGAGAAGAAGGGcagtaaaaggaaaaagaaagaggccaAGAAGAAAGCGGAGgagaaggaagtggagaaagTGAAAAAGGATGAGGTGAAAAATGAAGAGGAACctgtgaaagagaaagaagaaccaacagaggaggagaaagaattgCGTTCTGCTGAAACAAAGGAGGAACAACCAGAGACTAAAGATGAAGAAAATAAGCCGACTGCTGAAGTAAAAGACAAGGAGGCAGAGGTGGAACAGAAAGAGGTggaacagaaagaggaggaacagaaagaggaggaacagaaagaggaggaaaagattgacaacaaggtgacaaagaaaaaagagaaagaagaaaaggtaaagaagaaggaagaggaaaaagcCAAGAGGAAagcagaagaggaaggaagagcgaagaagagagaggaagagaaggccaagaagagagaggaagaaaaatccAGAGAGGCCGAAAAAGCCAataagaaggaggaggaaaaggcCAGAGAGGCCGAAAAAGccaagaagagagaggaggaaaaggccAGAGAGGCCGAAAAAGccaagaagagagaggaggaaaaggccaaaaagaaagaggaggagaaagcgaAGGAGGAGAaagcaaagaagaaagaagaggagaaagcaAAGGAGGAGAAggcaaagaagaaagaggaggagaaaccaaAGGAGTCGGAAAAAAAAGTAGAggcaaagaagaaagaggaggaaaaagagaaggaggagaagccaaagaaggaagaggaaaaagggaagaaaaaagagaagggaaAGAACAAAGGGAAGAAGGAGGCCAAAGGAGCCAGCGAGGAGCAGGTGAAAGCGCCGATCGCTGCTCCAGAGCCGGAGCTCAAAACTGAGCCGGACATCGAACAGGCTCCTGATCAGCACTCGATAAGCAGCACAGAG CCAGCTCAGGAGGAACACAAGGAAACAGCGGCAACAAAGAAGGAGCCCGAAGCGGTggaagaagggaaggaggaagacgtggaaaagaaggaggaggaaccagcggaaaaggaggaagaagttaaaaaagaagaggaaacggCAACAGAGGTGACAAAGAAGGAGAAGCCtgcaaaagagaagaaaactgAAAAGACAACTGAAAAGACGACTGAAGAGGCGAAAGGCCCCAAACGCCAGAAAACCATGCAATGCAAAGTCACCTTACTGGACGACACTCTGTTTGAGTGTGAGCTTGAT AAACATGCTAAAGGCCAGGAGCTTATAACAAAGGTCTACGACCATGTCAACCTGCTGGAGAAAGATTACTTTGGCCTGGGTAACTGGGAAACCCCAACCAACAAG ACATGGCTGGACCCTGCAAAAGAGATCAGGAAGCAGGTTTCAGGTGCCGTTTATGAGTTTACATTCAATGTGAAGTTCTACCCTCCTGATCCAGCACAGCTTACTGAGGACCTCACCAG GTACTTTCTATGTCTCCAGCTGAGGAAGGACATCATGCGCGGAATTCTTCCCTGCTCCTTTGTCACACTATCCTTGCTGGGTTCCTACGCGGCCCAGTCAGACCTCGGGGAGTATGACCCAGAGCTCCATGGAGTAGAGTACGTTAAAGATCTGAGTCTGGCCCCCGGACAGAgcaaagagctggaggagaaagtGATGGAGCTGCACCGCACATACAG GTCAATGAGCCCCGCCCAGGCAGACACGTTGTTTCTTGAAAATGCCAAGAAACTCGCCATGTATGGAGTCGACCTGCACCAAGCCAAG GATCTGGATGGTGTCGACATTACACTGGGGGTCTGCTCCGGTGGTCTGATGGTTTACAAGGACAAGCTGAGGATCAACCGTTTCCCTTGGCCCAAAGTGCTGAAGATCTCTTATAAACGCAGCAGCTTCTTTATCAAGATCCGTCCTTCAGAG CAAGAGCAGTACGAAAGCACAATTGGTTTTAAACTGCCCAACTACAAAGCCTCAAAGAAGCTGTGGAAAGTCTGTGTTGAAAACCACACCTTCTTCAG GGTTTCAACAGTGGAGCCTCCCTCATCGCGTCGCTTCCTCGTCTTGGGCTCAAAATTCCGGTACAGCGGGCGCACACAGGCCCAGACCCGACAGGCGAGCTCCATGATCGACCGTCCAGCCCCTCGCTTCACACGCTCGGCGAGCAAGAGGCTGTCGCGTAACCTAGATGGAG CTGGAGATGAGACTCTCCAGTTACTCTCAGCGTCAACAAGGTCTGAGACTGATGATTGGTGGTCGATGCTGGGGTCTGACagacctcagcctcctcctgaTTTCCCAG CCAGAGCCGAGTCTAATCAAACCTTCATTCAGTcctgggaggaggagcagtgttCTGTTCAGACAGTCACAGTGACCCGGCCGGACACTGGTCAGACTGGTTCTCAAACCATCAGCCAAACAGAGGAAGACGAGTGGTCTGCCCAGCTGGATCGCCATCCTCCATTTCCCTTTGTCCAACCTTTTGATTTTGTGAAACAGCAAG CTGAGCTCAGCTTGACAACCATGAGCTATGAGGACAGGCTCTTGAGTCCTGCACTGAGAGAACAAGATGATTGGTTCCTCTATTTTGACCGAATCTTCAGCCTGTCTTCACTTGTTGAAAAACCAT TCTCTCCCCACGCACagttgcagatccaggataaGGACGAGCAGGAGCTGACCAGTGAGGAGGTTATTGAGAGGCTTCAGGAAATGGGGACCTTGGTGGATAAGCTGATAGAGGCAAATGCTTTGGAAAGGAAGCTAAGGGAAGTGAGGGATTTGGAGGAAAGGCTCGAAGAAGTGGATGAGATGGCAGAGAAACTTCAAGAAGTGATAGAGCAAGAATTAGGGAAGGAGGAGCTAGCGaagttaataaaagaaaaagaggaggaagagggtgatGTAGAAACAGAAGTACAAGTGGAAGTTATAAATTTCCCTTGTGTGGAGgcaaaagaggaggaagtggatgaacTGGAAGAGCAAATCAAGCAGGtatttttaaaaggtttgtTGCCTGAAGAGTCTGAGGTGAAGCCAGAGGCTGAAAAAGAAGTGATGGATGTGAGTCTGTTAGACGACAGCTTGAGAGAGACGCTACGTCACATAGAAAAGGAATGGCAGGATGAAGTGGAGGAGAAGTTTGCCCCTATAGATGTTGTCAGCACCACATCCGTAGTGGCACAACAGAAGGTGGTGCGCAGGACTAAGAAGAAAGTGACTATTGTAGatgagagagacaaaaaaaaggaagatggaGTAGGCATTCAGGTTCAGACTTTAGCAATATCAGAGGAGAggttagaaaaacaacagataTGGCTTAAGACAGATGTGCtggaggagaggacggagagagaggttACAGAGAGGCCTCAGACTGAGGTTGAAGATAAAGATGTCTGGTTCATGTTCTTTGATCGTCCTGCAGATAAACCTCTTTACAGACCACCag TTGTCGCTGTGGAACACGCCCTAGTGGAAAAAGGCGAGTGTTTCATCTCAAAGCCTGAGACTACAGCAGTTTTGGAGAAAACAGAGATAATAATAGAAGAGAGAATAATACGAGAAGAGCAGGCATGGAGTGCACCTGAGATCCCGTCCCCACAGaccatcacagacagagaggatgaCTGGTTTGTGTTGCTGGATGTGATTCCCAGAGAAACTCCTTGCGTACCTCCAG TCGTCATCAAGGAGCGAGGCCAGATGGAGGCTGAAAGTATCGTCTCTGtgggtggagctgcagctgatgaGATTAGAGAAGTAGTTGTTGAAGAGAGAAAGATAATAGAAGAGGCACCGAGACGTCTACAGGAAATCGCACAACGGCCAGTAACAGACCGAGATGATGACTGGTTTGTGTTGCTGGATGTTGTTCCCAGAGAAACTCCTTATGTACCACCAG TCATCTTGAAGGAGCGAGACCCAATGGAGGCAGAGAGTTTTGTCTCTGTGGTTGGATCTGCAGCAGATGAGGGAATTAAAGTTGTGGTTGTTGAAGAGAGAAAGATAATAGAAGAGGCACCGACACTACAAGAAATCACACAGCAGCCAGTGCCCGAAAGAGATGATGACTGGTTTGTGTTGCTGGATGGTGTTCCTAGAGAAACTCCTTATGTACCACCAG TCATCTTGAAGGAGAGGGACCCGATGGAGGCTGAGAGTATTGTCTCTGTGGCTGAATCTGCAGCAGATGAGGAGATTAAAGTTGTGGTTGTTGAAGAGAGAAAGATAATAGAAGAGGCACCAACCTTACAAGAAATCGTCCAGCAGCCAGTGCCCGAAAGAGATGATGACTGGTTTGTGTTGCTGGATGGTGTTCCTAGAGAAACTCCTTATGTACCACCAG TCATCTTGAAGGAGCGAGACCTGATGGAGGCAGAGAGTTTTGTCTCTGTGGCTCGAACTgcagcagaagaggagattaAAGTTCTGGTTGTTGAAGAGAGAAAGATAATAGAAGAGGCACCGACTCTACAAAAAATCGCACAGCGGCCAGTGACCAACAGAGAGGATGACTGGTTTGTGCTGCTGGATGTTGTTCCTAGAGAGACGTCATATGTTCCACCAG TTGCTGTTCTGCAGCGTGTTGAAGTGTCACCAGAAGAATGTGTCTCTCTGGTTGAAATCACAACCATTGAGCAGAGGGAAACTCGAGTGGAGGTTGTAGTAGAAGATgcacaaataaaacaagagcCGAGTGAAACGGGAATAGTTGCACGCCCACAGGCTGTAAAAGAGATAGAAGATGACTGGTTTATCCTGCTGAATGTTCCCATTAGAGAAGCAGCATTTGTGCCGCAAG TTACCATGCTTCAGGTTTATCCTGAGGAAAGCATTTCTGCTGTGGCTGAAATGATAGCATTGGAGTCCAAGAAGGAAGTTGTGATCGAAGATGTTGTGATGCAAATGGAGGAAAGGAAGCTGCCCATGCAATTAATTTCAGAGCTGAAAATATCTCAGCCTGTGAGAGCGAGAGATGACGACTGGTTTCTGTTGCTGGATGTTGTTCCCAGAGAAACTACATATGTGCCACCAG tttctctgGCAGTGCCGAGCCAAATTTATCCGAGTGTTGAACCTCAGGTTGAAGTGAAAAGCATAGAGAAGAAGGAGCGTCAGGTTGAACTTCACCAGGTTAGACCGCAGCCGCCCCGGCCACATCCAGAGAACGACCCCTGGTTTGTGCTGTTCGATGCTATTCATGAAGAAACAGTCGTGATACCAGCAG TTTCCCCTGTTGAGATTATTCTGGATGTGAGGGAAACGTTTGAGGTTGAGGTGACAACCACAGAGACCAGAACATTGAAGAAGATGATAATTGGTGTGGACAGCAGACAAGATGAGACACGTTTGTCTGAAATTAGACCAATCCAAGTGGCATCACcgtcagagagggagggaggagatgatTGGTTGGTCCTGTTCGACATCGTCAAAGAAAAACCTGTTTTCGTACCACCAG TTGCTGTGGTTGAGCATGCTGTCGATGTTGTTGCTGGGAGAAAGGTGGAGGATGTTTTGTTTATTCCTCTGGATGTGACCCCTAAGAAATCAG TTGCTGTGGTTGAGCATGTTGTGGGAACCATTGAAAGAAAGGTGGTCGACGATTGGTTTATTCTTCTGGATTTGACTCCTAAGAAATCAG TTGCTCTCGCTGAACGCATCCAGCTCCCAGCAGAGGTCAGAGTTCCATCTGCTGTAGCCAAAAAGAAGGTCACTATTTCCGAGAGGAGACCTCGGTTCGAGGACCGGATCCTGGAGGAAAGACTTCCGCTCATAAAGACACATGTCAATGAGGATTGGTTTGTTCTTCTTGATGTTGACCGCAAAAAGTCAG TGGTGATCACGCAGAGGGGTACTCGTCCTGTCAGCGCTCCGGTCTTCTCCCAGGCTGCTCTGGCTGAGGCAGGGATCCCCATGGCCCCCTTTGATCAGCCCCAGACCTCCACTCCTATTAAAACCAGCCGCCAGGACGAGAGAAAGCTGGAGGTCACCGTAGAAGCCGTGGAGCCCTCAAAGATTGAGGAGGTGACTGAGGTCAAG CCAGCAGCGTGGAGGGACCAGGGAGAAGTAAACGCTTCACTGATATCCACCATCAATGGGGACATTCAG CACGAGTCAGAGGTCAAAAGCACGGAGGTGGTGCGAATGCGAAAG aaaagagcaaagaaaattGAACGTGACTCAATTTATATCAGACATAGCCTTTTAATGTTGGAG GAGTTCGATAAGCCTCAGGAGGAGCTGATCAGGCATCACGCCAGCATCAGTAAGCTAAAGAAGAACTTCATGGAAGCCGTCCCGGACCAGAGGCCCAGTGAGTGGGACAAGCGTCTGTCCACACACTCTCCGTTCCGCACCCTGGGTATCAATGGTCAACCTCTGCTCGGTGCAGATGGG